A single bacterium HR17 DNA region contains:
- the fieF gene encoding Ferrous-iron efflux pump FieF has protein sequence MPKVAERAAVLSVVVTALLAVAELSVGVYSGALSVIANGVQSAIDLLAAVTAWVAVRQAAKPPDAEHRYGHGKVESLLAAVQALLIWLTCGLIAYEAIKKWQGGGAVTHPPAAIAVMALSATVGWLTARYLFAVAHRTQSLALQADAWHLQADAGAALSVLVGLTVLALTGWQFLDALLALGVAAVIAKSGFELLQQATHHLLDTALPPDEEAAIQSVLRAHAERFINAHRLRTRRAGNRRYVDLHLVVPDAMTVAEAHQLCDAIEGAIRRILPGTDVTIHVEPESAFLRQGEEDRVSPIIHSGGQ, from the coding sequence ATGCCCAAGGTGGCGGAACGGGCAGCCGTTCTTTCCGTCGTCGTCACGGCGCTGTTAGCGGTAGCGGAGCTCTCGGTCGGGGTTTACAGCGGTGCGTTGAGCGTTATCGCCAACGGGGTGCAATCGGCGATTGATTTGTTGGCAGCGGTGACGGCGTGGGTCGCCGTCCGCCAAGCCGCGAAGCCGCCTGACGCCGAGCACCGCTACGGGCACGGCAAGGTGGAAAGTTTGTTGGCAGCGGTGCAGGCTTTGTTGATTTGGCTCACCTGCGGATTGATCGCTTACGAAGCCATCAAAAAGTGGCAAGGTGGCGGGGCGGTGACGCACCCTCCTGCTGCCATCGCCGTCATGGCGCTTTCTGCGACGGTGGGTTGGTTGACGGCACGCTACCTGTTTGCTGTGGCGCACCGCACCCAGTCCTTGGCGCTCCAAGCGGACGCGTGGCATCTGCAAGCCGACGCCGGCGCTGCGTTGAGCGTTCTGGTTGGCTTGACAGTGTTAGCGTTGACCGGGTGGCAGTTTTTGGATGCCTTGTTGGCGCTGGGCGTCGCTGCTGTCATCGCCAAGTCAGGATTTGAATTGCTGCAGCAGGCAACGCACCACCTGCTGGACACCGCGCTGCCGCCTGACGAGGAAGCTGCCATTCAATCGGTCCTGCGGGCACACGCGGAGCGTTTCATCAATGCCCATCGGCTGCGCACCCGTCGGGCAGGTAATCGGCGCTATGTGGATTTGCACCTCGTCGTCCCCGATGCGATGACTGTCGCAGAAGCCCATCAACTTTGCGACGCAATTGAAGGAGCCATTCGCCGTATTTTGCCCGGCACTGATGTGACCATTCATGTGGAACCGGAAAGTGCGTTCCTGCGGCAAGGTGAAGAAGACCGCGTCTCACCCATCATTCACAGCGGGGGGCAATGA
- the icaB gene encoding Poly-beta-1,6-N-acetyl-D-glucosamine N-deacetylase: protein MAMRKLQWISIAIGVLLSGLSWSGWHRAASPPRPSPPRRTATPRTPPIVAIFCYHDVSEKPSRWAVTPQRLEAHLRALQARGFVFMTVSEALTVFGSSRNLATPQRVAVLTFDDGFRSAYTVVFPLIQRYRAKMTVFVYTDWIGKTRTALSWAQLRAMAQSGSVEIASHTVTHTYPRRLRRALKGDAYRQRVLWEFAVSKQVLEQRLGVPIHGLAYPGGQVDETLKHLARAAGYQWAVTINPKFVTAGNDPYALPRFGIERTTDIAALLEQPLRHRLLARFLRR, encoded by the coding sequence ATGGCAATGAGAAAATTGCAGTGGATCAGTATCGCTATCGGGGTGCTTCTCTCTGGGTTGAGTTGGAGCGGCTGGCATCGCGCCGCGTCACCGCCACGCCCCTCGCCGCCGCGTCGGACCGCCACGCCCCGAACGCCCCCGATCGTCGCCATTTTTTGCTACCACGATGTCAGCGAGAAACCCAGCCGTTGGGCTGTCACACCGCAACGGTTAGAAGCCCACCTGCGGGCGCTGCAAGCGCGCGGGTTTGTCTTTATGACCGTTAGCGAAGCCTTAACGGTGTTCGGGAGCAGTCGCAACCTTGCTACACCTCAGCGGGTCGCCGTCCTCACATTTGATGACGGGTTCCGCTCCGCTTACACGGTCGTTTTCCCGCTGATTCAGCGCTACCGAGCGAAGATGACGGTGTTCGTTTACACGGACTGGATCGGCAAGACCAGAACAGCCCTGTCGTGGGCGCAACTGCGCGCAATGGCGCAATCTGGGTCGGTAGAAATCGCCTCCCATACGGTCACCCACACTTACCCGCGCCGTCTCCGCCGGGCGCTGAAAGGAGACGCCTACCGCCAACGAGTGCTGTGGGAGTTTGCCGTATCAAAGCAAGTGCTGGAGCAGCGTCTGGGTGTTCCAATTCACGGCTTAGCGTATCCCGGCGGACAGGTAGATGAAACGCTCAAGCACCTCGCCCGCGCTGCCGGTTATCAATGGGCGGTCACGATTAACCCGAAGTTTGTGACCGCTGGCAATGACCCCTACGCGCTGCCGCGCTTCGGCATCGAACGCACGACAGACATCGCAGCGCTTTTGGAACAGCCCCTCCGTCACCGCTTGCTCGCTCGGTTTCTCCGCCGTTGA
- the yocH gene encoding Cell wall-binding protein YocH, which produces MPVNAGRIVCFCVGAFICVSALAWWAVGQEQPTSSPKQPEPKPQKTIASAKGFADVLRERRRHNAVADSESVSPALSTRPEREQWLRLLASLHLRPPARPEGWKFSAYSWRRWRGALASRAGSLRRWRIVTMEATAYCPKGCCGSRHGRTATGRRAEYGVAAVDPRRIPLGTALYVDRYGFAIAADTGSAIKGNRIDLCFPTHREANRFGRRQVRVLILR; this is translated from the coding sequence ATGCCTGTTAACGCAGGGCGTATTGTGTGTTTTTGCGTGGGTGCATTCATTTGCGTTAGTGCGCTTGCGTGGTGGGCGGTAGGGCAGGAACAACCGACTTCTTCCCCAAAGCAGCCAGAACCGAAACCCCAAAAAACAATCGCATCGGCGAAGGGGTTCGCTGATGTCCTTCGGGAGCGGCGCCGCCACAACGCCGTCGCTGATTCCGAGAGCGTGTCGCCGGCGTTATCCACCCGACCGGAGCGCGAGCAATGGCTGCGGCTCTTAGCGAGCCTGCATTTGCGCCCTCCAGCGCGCCCCGAGGGGTGGAAGTTCAGCGCCTACAGTTGGCGGCGTTGGCGCGGCGCTCTGGCGTCCCGCGCCGGGTCGTTGCGGCGCTGGCGTATCGTGACGATGGAAGCGACCGCCTATTGCCCCAAAGGGTGTTGCGGCTCGCGGCACGGGCGCACGGCGACAGGACGCAGAGCCGAATACGGTGTCGCCGCTGTTGACCCCCGCCGCATCCCTTTGGGTACCGCTCTCTATGTGGACCGCTACGGCTTCGCTATCGCTGCCGACACGGGCAGCGCCATCAAGGGCAACCGCATTGATTTGTGCTTTCCGACCCATCGCGAAGCCAACCGCTTCGGACGCCGCCAAGTGCGTGTGCTCATTTTGCGGTAG
- the murF gene encoding UDP-N-acetylmuramoyl-tripeptide--D-alanyl-D-alanine ligase: MLPLSLRQIAAWVRGQLHNAVGSETVTGVSTDSRTVRRGELFVALKGERFDGHAFVADAAQKGAVAAIVQRLLPLTLPQIVVADPLRALGELAAHYLHHLQSQSAFHIIAVTGSSGKTTTKTMIAAILQAVMPTVVAPESFNNEIGVPLTVLQLELHHRAAVLEYAMRKKGDITYLCRIAPPDIAVITNIGTAHIGLLGSRQAIAEAKAEILGGWQLAPNSDPYDFAAIAVLPADDDFAEFLRQRAKGKVITFGFAPTAEVRGLDCCVDWDGTTLTATDGKQTVTVRLPTWGEHNARNALAALAAAKAMGIDWAVAAEALARFAPPKMRWQRQWLEPPGCWVINDAYNANPDSVKAALRTLKALPAPRRVAVLGEMLELGAFHEQGHYEVGQVAAETVDLLIVVGDGAKAIVDGAVAAGMPADCIVTFASVAETRKRWRQLLRAGDVVLLKASRAVGLEHLLNNGVRSEGGSPEPPTNGRKP; encoded by the coding sequence GTGCTGCCCCTCTCGTTGCGCCAAATTGCGGCGTGGGTGCGTGGGCAACTGCACAATGCGGTGGGGAGCGAAACGGTCACGGGCGTCAGCACCGACAGCCGCACAGTGCGGCGGGGAGAACTGTTCGTCGCCCTAAAAGGCGAACGGTTTGACGGGCACGCCTTCGTCGCCGATGCGGCGCAAAAAGGTGCGGTCGCCGCGATAGTGCAACGCCTCTTGCCTTTGACGCTCCCGCAAATCGTCGTCGCTGACCCTCTGCGGGCGTTGGGCGAACTGGCAGCGCATTACTTGCATCACCTGCAATCGCAAAGTGCCTTCCATATCATCGCCGTCACGGGCAGCAGTGGTAAAACGACGACGAAAACGATGATCGCTGCCATCCTGCAAGCGGTGATGCCCACTGTCGTCGCACCTGAAAGCTTCAACAATGAAATCGGTGTCCCGCTGACGGTGTTGCAGCTTGAATTGCACCATCGCGCAGCGGTGCTGGAATACGCGATGCGCAAAAAGGGGGACATTACCTATCTGTGCCGCATCGCCCCGCCCGACATTGCTGTCATCACCAACATCGGCACCGCCCACATCGGGTTGCTTGGTTCGCGCCAAGCGATTGCCGAAGCGAAGGCGGAAATTCTGGGCGGTTGGCAATTGGCGCCGAATAGCGACCCCTACGACTTTGCGGCGATCGCAGTGTTGCCCGCTGACGACGATTTCGCTGAGTTTTTACGGCAACGGGCGAAGGGCAAAGTCATCACCTTCGGGTTTGCGCCGACGGCAGAAGTGCGCGGGCTTGACTGCTGTGTGGATTGGGACGGGACGACACTGACGGCGACCGACGGAAAGCAAACGGTGACGGTGCGGTTGCCGACTTGGGGTGAACACAATGCCCGCAATGCGCTGGCGGCGTTGGCAGCCGCTAAAGCGATGGGCATTGATTGGGCAGTTGCTGCTGAAGCGTTGGCGCGGTTTGCACCGCCCAAGATGCGGTGGCAGCGACAATGGCTGGAGCCGCCCGGCTGCTGGGTTATCAACGACGCCTACAACGCCAACCCCGACTCTGTCAAAGCAGCCTTGCGGACGCTGAAGGCGTTGCCCGCACCCCGCCGCGTGGCGGTGTTGGGTGAAATGTTGGAACTGGGGGCGTTTCACGAGCAGGGGCACTACGAAGTCGGGCAAGTCGCCGCTGAGACAGTGGATCTGCTGATAGTCGTCGGCGATGGCGCAAAGGCTATCGTTGATGGTGCAGTGGCAGCGGGGATGCCCGCCGACTGCATCGTCACCTTCGCCAGCGTCGCTGAAACCCGCAAACGCTGGCGGCAGTTGTTGCGCGCGGGCGATGTCGTGTTGCTCAAAGCGTCTCGCGCTGTCGGGTTGGAACATCTGTTGAATAATGGGGTTCGGTCGGAGGGCGGCTCTCCTGAGCCGCCGACAAATGGCAGAAAACCGTAG
- the nagA gene encoding Alpha-N-acetylgalactosaminidase, protein MGDGMTRRTFVKLGAASLAFRAFSVGQAQPKPLRVAFVGVGGRGTLLLRTTLELPAVQVVAVCDVEPSHLERACQLVEQAQGKRPEAYGKHPYHYRDLLARDDVDCVVFATPCYWHGVMYLDAFKAGKHFYGEKPLAITVRELKLLQDARKRYPQVVAQVGFQWGAHQGRADIVRKIRDGVIGDLIEGRFYRHNSWASLSGWRGWLKKRALSGDWMVEQAVHEFNLIWWVTQTHPSAAYAVGRRNIVEPENPERDVTDFYIATLEYPNGLTVHYTHSWINPQGYTGIATHFIGTKGAADLLGCTIQLRGQNEPVRGEGEPGDTKELLQNFFDAVRAGDPTQVYCGIDNGVAASLVGLLIRKAMDEKRRVTLDELLRDDKEMPPLPPAS, encoded by the coding sequence ATGGGCGATGGGATGACGCGGCGAACTTTCGTCAAGTTGGGCGCTGCCAGTTTGGCGTTCCGTGCCTTTTCCGTCGGTCAGGCGCAACCCAAACCTTTACGGGTCGCTTTCGTAGGCGTCGGCGGGCGGGGCACTTTGCTGTTGCGGACGACTTTGGAACTGCCCGCCGTTCAGGTCGTCGCCGTTTGCGATGTGGAACCCAGCCACTTAGAGCGCGCCTGCCAACTCGTGGAGCAGGCGCAAGGCAAACGCCCCGAGGCTTACGGCAAACATCCCTACCACTACCGAGACCTGTTGGCGCGGGACGATGTGGATTGCGTCGTCTTCGCGACGCCTTGCTACTGGCACGGTGTCATGTATCTGGATGCCTTCAAAGCGGGCAAGCACTTTTACGGCGAAAAGCCGCTGGCAATTACCGTGCGCGAACTGAAGTTGCTGCAAGATGCCCGCAAGCGTTACCCACAAGTCGTCGCGCAGGTTGGCTTTCAATGGGGAGCCCATCAAGGGCGCGCTGACATCGTGCGCAAAATCCGCGACGGCGTGATAGGCGACCTGATTGAAGGGCGCTTTTACCGCCACAACAGTTGGGCAAGTTTGTCGGGCTGGCGCGGCTGGCTCAAAAAGCGGGCGTTGTCTGGCGACTGGATGGTGGAGCAGGCTGTCCACGAGTTCAACCTGATTTGGTGGGTCACGCAAACCCATCCCAGCGCCGCTTACGCCGTCGGGCGGCGTAACATCGTGGAGCCCGAAAACCCCGAACGCGATGTCACCGACTTTTACATCGCCACGCTGGAGTATCCCAACGGTTTGACCGTCCACTACACCCACAGTTGGATTAACCCGCAAGGCTACACAGGCATCGCGACGCACTTCATCGGGACGAAAGGCGCCGCCGACCTTCTGGGTTGCACTATCCAACTGCGCGGGCAAAACGAGCCGGTGCGGGGCGAAGGGGAGCCGGGTGACACGAAGGAGTTGCTACAGAACTTCTTTGACGCCGTTCGTGCCGGCGACCCGACGCAGGTTTATTGCGGAATTGACAACGGCGTCGCCGCCTCGCTGGTCGGGTTGCTCATCCGCAAGGCGATGGACGAAAAGCGGCGTGTGACACTGGACGAACTGCTGCGCGACGACAAAGAGATGCCGCCTCTGCCGCCCGCCAGTTGA
- the ligC gene encoding 4-carboxy-2-hydroxymuconate-6-semialdehyde dehydrogenase: protein MAGEKTRIGFVGCGGIAQQHMNALAQMDGVQLVAFCDIVAEKAHDAAQRFNGHAFTDVTAMLDSVEVDALFFCLPPFAHGAELVAVERGIPFFVEKPVGLDWGLIKEITAAVQEKNLLTSVGYMNRYRRGVNRVRELLRVDPPILLLGGWVGRTPQARPGEGIWRWWVQKDKSGGQFHEQVTHTVDLVRYLAGDIVEVHAYAAKGLNRLAPEGYTIEDAVAVTLRFANGAVADLWACCAANGGGGGITLQVFATETTAEFRGWEHSLRLYRRGEDIVEIPGEPNIFAIEDAAFVDAVRRNDPSLIRCPYQDGAKTAAVTLAVNASLASGRPETVPTL from the coding sequence ATGGCAGGCGAGAAAACGCGTATCGGGTTCGTCGGATGCGGGGGCATCGCACAGCAGCACATGAACGCGTTGGCGCAAATGGACGGCGTCCAGTTAGTCGCCTTCTGCGACATCGTGGCGGAGAAAGCCCACGATGCCGCCCAGCGCTTTAACGGGCACGCCTTCACCGATGTCACAGCGATGCTGGACAGCGTGGAAGTTGACGCGCTCTTTTTTTGTCTACCGCCTTTCGCGCACGGTGCCGAATTGGTGGCAGTCGAACGCGGCATCCCGTTTTTCGTGGAAAAGCCCGTCGGTTTGGATTGGGGGCTCATCAAGGAGATCACCGCCGCCGTGCAGGAAAAGAACTTGCTGACTTCCGTCGGCTACATGAACCGCTATCGGCGGGGCGTCAATCGGGTGCGGGAGTTGTTGCGCGTTGACCCGCCGATTTTACTGCTGGGCGGCTGGGTCGGGCGCACGCCCCAAGCCCGCCCTGGTGAAGGGATTTGGCGTTGGTGGGTGCAAAAGGACAAAAGTGGCGGGCAATTCCACGAGCAAGTTACCCACACAGTGGACTTGGTGCGCTACTTGGCGGGCGACATCGTGGAAGTGCACGCTTACGCCGCCAAAGGGTTGAACCGCTTGGCGCCTGAAGGTTACACGATTGAAGATGCCGTCGCCGTTACGCTGCGGTTCGCCAACGGTGCCGTCGCCGACCTGTGGGCGTGTTGTGCCGCCAACGGGGGCGGCGGTGGCATCACGCTGCAAGTGTTTGCGACGGAAACGACGGCGGAGTTTCGTGGCTGGGAGCACTCGTTGCGCCTTTATCGGCGGGGCGAAGACATCGTGGAGATTCCCGGCGAGCCCAACATTTTCGCCATTGAGGACGCGGCGTTCGTGGACGCCGTGCGACGCAACGACCCATCGCTCATCCGCTGCCCCTACCAAGACGGGGCAAAGACGGCTGCGGTAAC